From one Variovorax sp. PBL-H6 genomic stretch:
- the pheS gene encoding phenylalanine--tRNA ligase subunit alpha, whose translation MNELDSLVDTARAAFAEAKAPAELENAKAQFLGKAGRITELMKGMAALSVDEKKSRGAAINLAKQAIEAALAARRQQLADEELAVQLRAEALDVTLPGRRRAGGGLHPVSRTMERIQAIFSSMGFDVADGPEIETDWHSFTSLNNPPNHPARSMQDTFYVDINGEDGIPYNLRPHTSPMQVRYAHQHIKKYKAEFAAAAADTTGTVKAPEIRVIAPGRTYRVDSDATHSPMFHQCEGLWLGENVSFKDLKVIFTDFCRTFFETDDLVLRFRPSFFPFTEPSAEIDIQFQTGPLAGRWLEVSGSGQVHPQVVRNMGLDPERYIGFAFGMGPDRLTMLRYGVNDLRLFFDGDLRFLSQFQ comes from the coding sequence ATGAACGAGTTGGACTCCCTGGTCGATACCGCACGTGCAGCCTTCGCCGAAGCCAAGGCACCGGCCGAACTCGAGAATGCCAAGGCGCAGTTCCTCGGCAAGGCCGGCCGCATCACCGAGCTGATGAAGGGCATGGCCGCGCTGTCCGTCGACGAGAAGAAGTCGCGCGGCGCCGCGATCAACCTGGCCAAGCAGGCCATCGAGGCCGCCCTGGCAGCGCGCCGCCAGCAACTCGCCGACGAAGAGCTCGCCGTCCAGCTGCGTGCTGAAGCGCTCGATGTGACGCTCCCCGGCCGCCGTCGCGCTGGCGGCGGCCTTCATCCGGTGAGCCGGACGATGGAACGCATCCAAGCCATCTTCTCGAGCATGGGCTTCGACGTCGCCGACGGCCCCGAGATCGAGACCGACTGGCATAGCTTCACCTCGCTCAACAATCCTCCCAACCACCCTGCGCGCTCGATGCAGGACACCTTCTACGTCGACATCAACGGCGAGGATGGCATTCCCTACAACCTGCGTCCGCACACCAGCCCGATGCAGGTGCGCTACGCACACCAGCACATCAAGAAGTACAAGGCCGAGTTCGCGGCCGCGGCGGCCGACACCACCGGCACCGTCAAGGCGCCTGAGATCCGCGTGATTGCTCCTGGCCGGACCTACCGCGTCGACAGCGACGCCACGCATTCGCCCATGTTTCACCAGTGCGAAGGATTGTGGTTGGGCGAGAACGTGAGCTTCAAGGACCTGAAGGTCATCTTCACCGACTTTTGTCGTACCTTCTTCGAGACCGATGATCTGGTGCTGCGCTTCCGGCCCAGCTTCTTCCCTTTCACCGAGCCCAGTGCCGAGATCGACATCCAGTTCCAGACCGGTCCCTTGGCCGGGCGGTGGCTCGAGGTCTCGGGTTCAGGCCAGGTGCATCCGCAGGTGGTGCGCAACATGGGCCTGGACCCCGAGCGCTACATTGGCTTCGCCTTCGGGATGGGCCCGGACCGGCTCACGATGCTGCGCTATGGCGTGAACGACCTGCGCCTGTTCTTCGATGGCGATCTGCGATTCCTGAGCCAATTCCAAT
- the rplT gene encoding 50S ribosomal protein L20: protein MPRVKRGVTARARHKKVLALAKGFRGRRGNVFRIAKQAVMKAGQYAYRDRRTKKRVFRQLWIARINAASRELGLTYSQFANGIRKAGIEIDRKVLADIAVHDKAAFAGIVEQVKAKLAA, encoded by the coding sequence ATGCCTCGCGTCAAACGTGGTGTTACGGCCCGCGCCCGCCACAAGAAGGTTCTCGCACTTGCCAAGGGTTTCCGCGGTCGTCGCGGCAACGTCTTCCGCATCGCCAAGCAGGCGGTGATGAAGGCGGGCCAATACGCCTACCGTGACCGCCGTACCAAGAAGCGCGTGTTTCGCCAACTGTGGATCGCCCGTATCAATGCTGCTTCACGTGAACTGGGCCTGACCTACAGCCAGTTCGCCAACGGCATCCGCAAGGCCGGTATCGAGATCGACCGCAAGGTCCTGGCCGATATCGCCGTGCACGACAAGGCCGCTTTTGCCGGCATCGTGGAGCAGGTCAAGGCCAAGCTGGCTGCTTGA
- the rpmI gene encoding 50S ribosomal protein L35 encodes MPKMKTKSSAKKRFRVRPGGTVKRGQAFKRHILTKKTTKNKRHLRGATAVHETNMVSMAAMLPGSGI; translated from the coding sequence ATGCCCAAAATGAAGACCAAGAGCAGCGCGAAAAAGCGTTTCCGCGTTCGTCCCGGTGGTACCGTCAAGCGCGGTCAAGCCTTCAAGCGTCACATCCTGACGAAGAAGACCACCAAGAACAAGCGTCACTTGCGTGGAGCAACGGCAGTGCATGAGACCAACATGGTTTCGATGGCCGCCATGTTGCCCGGCAGCGGCATCTAA
- the infC gene encoding translation initiation factor IF-3 → MKDPTIATAFRDRRHREERQHRLNREIMAPEVRLIGPENEPLGVVSLAEALRLAGEQDVDLVEVVAAANPPVCRLIEYGKFKYHEQKKAAEAKSKQKVIEVKEIKFRPGTDEGDYNIKMRNIRRFLEEGDKCKITLRFRGREITHQELGLALLQRIRDDLGDSIVVEQFPKLEGRQMIMMIAPGRKKGGGGPAKAASEPTTAPAAA, encoded by the coding sequence TTGAAGGATCCGACCATCGCTACTGCATTTCGCGACCGCCGCCACCGCGAGGAACGCCAACACCGCCTGAACCGGGAGATCATGGCCCCGGAAGTCCGCCTGATCGGGCCCGAGAACGAGCCATTGGGCGTCGTGAGTCTTGCCGAGGCCTTGCGGCTGGCCGGCGAGCAAGACGTGGATCTGGTGGAAGTAGTCGCGGCGGCCAATCCGCCGGTCTGTCGCCTGATCGAGTACGGCAAGTTCAAGTACCACGAGCAGAAGAAGGCCGCCGAGGCGAAGTCGAAGCAGAAGGTCATCGAGGTCAAGGAAATCAAGTTCCGGCCCGGGACCGACGAAGGCGACTACAACATCAAGATGCGCAACATCCGGCGCTTTCTTGAGGAAGGCGACAAATGCAAGATCACGCTGCGCTTTCGAGGCCGCGAGATCACGCACCAGGAACTCGGCCTGGCGCTGCTCCAGCGCATTCGCGACGACCTCGGCGACAGCATTGTGGTCGAGCAGTTCCCGAAGCTCGAAGGCCGGCAAATGATCATGATGATCGCGCCGGGCCGCAAGAAGGGCGGCGGCGGTCCAGCCAAAGCGGCCAGCGAGCCGACGACGGCACCCGCTGCGGCCTGA
- the thrS gene encoding threonine--tRNA ligase, which produces MIQITLPDNSRREFPGPVSVADIARSIGPGLAKMTVAGKVDGRLVDASDLIEQDAKLQIITPKDEEGLEIIRHSTAHLVGHAVKQLFPTAKMVIGPVIEEGFYYDISYERPFTPDDMEAIEARMRELIAQDYDVVKKMTSRDEVIEVFKSRGEDYKLRLVEDMPDEKAMGLYYHQEYVDMCRGPHVPNTRFLKVFKLTKLAGAYWRGDARNEQLQRIYGTAWADKKQLDDYIRRIEEAEKRDHRRLGKELDLFHIDEVAPGVVFWHPKGWAIWQQVEQYMRKVYRDTGYQEVKGPQILDKSLWEKTGHWQNYRENMFTTESEKRDYALKPMNCPGHVLIFKSDLRSYRDLPIRYGEFGQCHRNEPSGGLHGIMRVRGFTQDDGHIFCTEDHILEECVAYTGQLLKVYADFGFKDILYKVATRPDNRIGSDELWDKAESALMEALRRSGVDFVISPGEGAFYGPKIEYTLRDAIGRHWQCGTMQVDFNMAERLGAEYVTESSGRAHPVMLHRAIVGSLERFIGMLIEHHSGALPAWLAPVQVAVLNISEGQADYASQVAKTLLDQGLRVSLDLHNEKITYKIRKHSLQKLPYILVVGDKEKEAGAVAVRARGNLDLGAMSVEAFSQKIAHDIQHKL; this is translated from the coding sequence ATGATCCAGATCACGCTCCCCGACAACTCGCGCCGCGAATTCCCTGGCCCGGTTTCCGTGGCCGACATTGCCAGGTCCATCGGCCCCGGCTTGGCGAAGATGACGGTGGCTGGCAAGGTGGATGGCCGACTCGTCGATGCAAGCGACCTGATCGAGCAGGACGCCAAGCTGCAGATCATCACGCCCAAGGACGAGGAAGGCTTGGAGATCATCCGCCATTCCACGGCGCATCTGGTCGGCCACGCCGTCAAGCAGCTCTTTCCGACGGCCAAGATGGTGATCGGACCCGTGATCGAGGAGGGCTTCTACTACGACATCTCGTACGAGCGCCCCTTCACGCCCGATGACATGGAGGCGATCGAGGCGCGCATGCGCGAACTGATCGCCCAGGACTACGACGTGGTCAAGAAGATGACGTCGCGCGACGAAGTCATCGAGGTATTCAAGTCCCGTGGCGAGGACTACAAGCTGCGACTGGTCGAGGACATGCCCGACGAGAAGGCGATGGGCCTGTATTACCACCAGGAATACGTCGACATGTGCCGCGGCCCGCATGTGCCGAACACGCGTTTCCTCAAGGTGTTCAAGCTCACGAAGCTGGCGGGCGCCTACTGGCGCGGCGACGCCCGCAATGAGCAATTGCAGCGCATCTACGGCACGGCGTGGGCCGACAAGAAGCAGCTGGACGACTACATCCGTCGCATCGAAGAGGCCGAAAAGCGCGACCACCGCCGGCTTGGCAAGGAACTGGACCTGTTCCACATCGATGAGGTGGCGCCGGGCGTGGTGTTCTGGCACCCCAAGGGCTGGGCGATCTGGCAGCAAGTCGAGCAGTACATGCGAAAGGTGTACCGTGACACGGGGTACCAGGAGGTCAAGGGACCGCAGATCCTCGACAAAAGCCTGTGGGAGAAGACGGGTCACTGGCAGAACTACCGCGAGAACATGTTCACGACGGAGTCGGAGAAGCGCGACTACGCGCTCAAGCCGATGAACTGCCCGGGCCATGTGCTGATCTTCAAGAGCGATCTGCGCAGCTACCGTGACCTCCCGATCCGCTACGGCGAATTCGGGCAGTGCCACCGCAACGAGCCCTCGGGCGGCCTGCACGGGATCATGCGGGTGCGGGGCTTCACGCAGGACGACGGCCACATCTTTTGCACGGAAGACCATATCCTGGAGGAGTGCGTGGCCTATACGGGCCAACTGCTCAAGGTGTATGCCGATTTCGGCTTCAAGGACATCCTCTACAAGGTGGCGACGCGGCCCGACAACCGCATCGGCTCCGATGAGCTCTGGGACAAGGCCGAAAGTGCGCTCATGGAGGCATTGCGCCGCTCGGGCGTGGACTTCGTCATTTCGCCCGGCGAAGGTGCCTTCTATGGCCCCAAGATCGAATACACGCTGCGCGACGCCATCGGCCGGCACTGGCAATGCGGGACGATGCAGGTGGACTTCAACATGGCCGAGCGGCTGGGTGCCGAGTACGTCACGGAGTCGAGTGGCAGGGCTCATCCGGTGATGTTGCATCGGGCCATCGTCGGCAGCCTGGAGCGCTTCATCGGCATGCTGATCGAACACCATTCGGGGGCGCTGCCCGCCTGGCTCGCGCCGGTACAGGTGGCGGTGCTCAACATCAGTGAAGGGCAGGCCGATTACGCATCTCAAGTTGCGAAAACGCTGCTAGATCAAGGGCTTAGAGTTTCGCTCGATCTGCACAACGAAAAGATTACGTATAAAATACGGAAGCATTCGTTGCAAAAGCTTCCCTACATCCTCGTCGTGGGCGACAAGGAAAAGGAAGCAGGTGCCGTCGCAGTGCGCGCCCGGGGCAATCTTGATCTCGGTGCCATGTCGGTGGAAGCGTTCTCCCAAAAGATCGCTCACGACATCCAACACAAGCTTTGA
- the aceA gene encoding isocitrate lyase has translation MPQTITEQLSREQQIAALEKEWATNPRWKGIKRGYSAADVVRLRGSFPIEYTIARRGAEKLWDLVNNEPYVNCLGALTGGQAMQQVKAGIKAIYLSGWQVAADNNSYAAMYPDQSLYPVDSVPTVVERINNTFRRADEIQWSKGTNPGDKGYVDYFAPIVADAEAGFGGVLNGFELMKAMIKAGAGGVHFEDQLASVKKCGHMGGKVLVPTTEAVQKLIAARMAADVCGTPTLVIARTDAEAADLLTSDYDENDKPFLTGERTAEGFYKTKKGIDQAISRAIAYAHYADLVWCETGTPDLEFARKFADAVHKVHPGKMLAYNCSPSFNWKKNLDDATIAKFQKELGAMGYKYQFITLAGIHSMWFNMFDLAQDYVQRGMSAYVEKVQEPEFAARDRGYTFVSHQQEVGTGYFDEVTTVIQGGKSSVTALTGSTEEEQFH, from the coding sequence ATGCCTCAAACCATTACCGAACAACTGAGCCGCGAACAGCAGATTGCCGCGCTCGAGAAAGAGTGGGCGACCAACCCGCGCTGGAAGGGCATCAAGCGGGGCTACAGTGCCGCCGACGTGGTGCGCCTGCGCGGGTCCTTTCCGATCGAATACACGATCGCGCGCCGCGGCGCCGAGAAGCTGTGGGACTTGGTGAACAACGAACCCTACGTCAACTGCCTGGGGGCGCTCACCGGTGGCCAGGCAATGCAGCAGGTCAAGGCGGGGATCAAGGCGATCTACTTGTCAGGCTGGCAAGTCGCGGCCGACAACAACAGCTATGCCGCCATGTACCCCGACCAGTCGCTGTATCCCGTGGACTCGGTGCCGACCGTGGTCGAGCGCATCAACAACACCTTCCGCCGTGCTGACGAGATCCAGTGGTCCAAGGGCACCAATCCCGGTGACAAGGGCTACGTCGACTACTTCGCGCCCATCGTGGCCGATGCCGAAGCGGGCTTCGGCGGCGTGCTCAACGGCTTCGAGCTGATGAAGGCCATGATCAAGGCGGGCGCCGGCGGCGTGCACTTCGAAGACCAGCTCGCTTCGGTCAAGAAATGCGGCCACATGGGCGGCAAGGTGCTGGTGCCGACCACCGAAGCGGTGCAGAAGCTGATCGCCGCGCGCATGGCGGCCGATGTCTGCGGCACGCCGACGCTGGTGATCGCGCGTACCGACGCCGAAGCGGCCGACCTGCTGACCAGCGATTACGACGAGAACGACAAGCCCTTCCTCACTGGCGAGCGCACAGCGGAAGGCTTCTACAAGACGAAGAAGGGCATCGATCAGGCTATCTCGCGCGCCATCGCCTACGCCCACTATGCCGACCTGGTGTGGTGCGAAACCGGCACGCCGGACCTCGAGTTCGCGCGTAAGTTCGCGGATGCCGTGCACAAGGTGCATCCGGGCAAGATGCTGGCCTACAACTGCTCGCCGTCCTTCAACTGGAAGAAGAATCTCGACGACGCCACCATCGCCAAGTTCCAGAAGGAGCTGGGCGCCATGGGTTACAAGTACCAGTTCATCACGCTGGCAGGCATCCATTCCATGTGGTTCAACATGTTCGACCTCGCGCAGGACTACGTGCAGCGCGGCATGTCGGCCTATGTCGAGAAGGTGCAGGAGCCGGAGTTCGCGGCGCGCGATCGCGGCTACACCTTCGTGTCGCACCAGCAGGAAGTCGGCACCGGCTACTTCGACGAGGTGACCACCGTGATCCAGGGCGGCAAGTCGAGCGTCACGGCACTCACCGGCTCGACCGAGGAAGAGCAATTCCACTGA
- a CDS encoding gamma-glutamylcyclotransferase family protein — MMMPHSPCKPRHVFVYGTLRRGGRNDIGRFRPAPRYVADARIQGTMYDLGSYPGAVLGGSGVLIGEVYAIAPALEPQLDQLEEVRPDDSGEYIKRELQVQAGACQLLCLVYEIHPARIEGRSVIASGDWFDRAARFS; from the coding sequence ATGATGATGCCCCATTCACCCTGCAAGCCACGCCATGTGTTTGTCTACGGCACCTTGCGGCGCGGCGGGCGCAACGACATTGGACGGTTCCGCCCCGCTCCGCGCTACGTGGCTGACGCGCGCATCCAGGGCACGATGTACGACCTGGGCAGCTATCCCGGCGCGGTGCTTGGCGGCAGCGGCGTGCTGATCGGCGAGGTCTACGCCATCGCGCCGGCGCTCGAGCCGCAGCTCGACCAACTGGAGGAGGTGCGGCCCGACGACAGCGGCGAGTACATCAAGCGCGAGCTACAGGTGCAAGCGGGTGCCTGCCAGCTCCTTTGCCTTGTTTACGAGATCCATCCGGCGCGCATTGAGGGGCGGAGCGTGATCGCTTCGGGCGACTGGTTCGATCGCGCGGCCCGGTTTTCATGA
- a CDS encoding DMT family transporter: MNPALPAPGRLVAYGCLALSMSLVGSYVALSKPLVVAFPVFLLAWLRFGIAALAMPHWLRRPPNEPAMTARTRGLVFLESFLGNFLFSICMLFGVSLTSAVSAGVIMATIPAAVAIGSRVFLRESITRRTALAIACAAGGIGLLALAPTQPSAPTGSTTAVSMAWLGNLLVFCAVLCEAAYAVIGKSLTGKLGPKRISSLINLWGFVLSTPLGLWFALRFDFGAVPPGLWVLLVVYALAASIWTVWLWMTGLKGVPASQAGVFTVMLPVSAAMVGVLVLGEKLSLLQVCAFAFALLGVVLATWPSRRA; encoded by the coding sequence TTGAACCCCGCCCTCCCCGCGCCCGGCCGCCTCGTCGCCTATGGGTGCCTGGCCCTCAGCATGTCGCTGGTCGGCAGCTACGTCGCCCTCTCCAAACCACTGGTCGTCGCCTTCCCGGTATTCCTGCTTGCCTGGCTCCGCTTCGGCATCGCCGCCCTGGCGATGCCGCATTGGCTGCGTCGTCCCCCCAACGAGCCAGCGATGACGGCGCGCACGCGCGGCCTGGTCTTCCTCGAGTCCTTCCTCGGCAACTTCCTGTTCTCGATCTGCATGCTGTTCGGCGTGAGCCTGACCAGCGCCGTATCGGCGGGCGTGATCATGGCCACGATCCCCGCAGCGGTCGCGATCGGCAGCCGGGTCTTCCTGCGCGAGAGCATCACGCGACGGACCGCGCTCGCCATCGCCTGCGCGGCCGGCGGCATCGGCCTCCTTGCGCTCGCGCCCACGCAGCCCTCCGCCCCCACGGGCAGCACCACTGCTGTCTCCATGGCCTGGCTCGGCAACCTCCTCGTGTTCTGCGCGGTGCTCTGCGAGGCGGCTTACGCGGTGATCGGCAAGTCGCTCACCGGAAAGCTCGGACCCAAGCGCATCTCGTCGCTGATCAATCTCTGGGGCTTCGTGCTCTCGACGCCGCTGGGGTTGTGGTTCGCGTTGCGCTTCGACTTCGGCGCTGTTCCGCCGGGCCTGTGGGTCTTGTTGGTGGTCTATGCGCTGGCTGCCAGCATCTGGACGGTGTGGCTCTGGATGACGGGCCTCAAGGGGGTGCCGGCCTCGCAGGCGGGAGTGTTCACGGTGATGCTGCCCGTGAGCGCGGCCATGGTCGGCGTGCTCGTGCTCGGCGAAAAGCTGTCGCTGCTGCAGGTGTGCGCCTTCGCATTTGCGCTGCTCGGCGTGGTGCTCGCGACCTGGCCTTCGCGCCGCGCCTGA
- a CDS encoding SWIB/MDM2 domain-containing protein, producing MATAKKAPAKKAPAKKAAPAKKAAPAKKAAPAKKAAPAKKAAPAKNAAAKKAAPAKKRTPNAAFMKALTPSPALAAVVGSTPLPRTAVVSKLWDYIKKNNLQDKANKRNINADAKLKEIFGKPQVSMFELASLIGKHVK from the coding sequence ATGGCAACTGCAAAGAAGGCTCCGGCCAAGAAAGCGCCTGCAAAGAAGGCTGCTCCTGCGAAGAAGGCCGCACCGGCCAAGAAGGCTGCTCCGGCGAAGAAGGCGGCACCCGCCAAGAAGGCTGCCCCCGCAAAGAACGCTGCTGCTAAGAAGGCTGCTCCCGCCAAGAAGCGCACGCCCAACGCCGCGTTCATGAAGGCCCTCACCCCCAGCCCGGCGCTCGCCGCCGTCGTGGGTTCGACGCCTCTGCCGCGCACCGCCGTCGTGAGCAAGCTGTGGGACTACATCAAGAAGAACAACCTGCAGGACAAGGCCAACAAGCGCAACATCAACGCTGACGCCAAGCTGAAGGAAATCTTCGGCAAGCCGCAAGTCTCGATGTTCGAGCTGGCCTCGCTGATCGGCAAGCACGTGAAGTGA
- a CDS encoding thiamine pyrophosphate-binding protein, whose translation MSSSQSAGHLIVECLIEQGVELAFGVPGESFLAVLDGFHAYAERIRFIVNRQEGGAAFMAEAHGKLTGRPGICFVTRGPGATNASIGVHNAFQDSTPMVLFVGDVGSDFRDREAFQEVDYGSFFGPSTKGFAKRVERIDDADRIPEYVARAFATAMNGRPGPVVLVLPEDMLRSMSSARPLARVEAVQPWSDPGALRTLRELLMKAQRPLVIAGGGGWTVQAAQALQRFAENWKLPVANAFRFQDTFDNHHPLYAGDVGIAINPRLAEHVKHSDLVLAIGPRLGEMTTGGYTLLEAPRPAQTLVHIHASAEELNRVYQADLAINAGMSAAARSLEVLSPPAELPWEPWAAQLHADYLANLEPQALAGLPAESPRGAVDLVAVVRTLQQHLPADAAITNGAGNFASWVHRYFRYHGLAKGHKTQLAPTSGAMGYGVPAGIGANIATGRVAFTIAGDGDFLMNGQELATATQHGGKSIILLLNNGMFGTIRMHQEREYPAKVSGTALANPDFCALARAYGYVAERVTETAQFEAALLRALAADTGTLIEIPLDPEVITTRGTLSVITKAAQARGAR comes from the coding sequence ATGAGTTCGTCGCAATCCGCAGGCCACCTGATCGTCGAGTGCCTCATCGAGCAAGGCGTGGAACTTGCGTTCGGGGTGCCGGGCGAAAGCTTCCTGGCGGTGCTCGATGGCTTTCATGCCTATGCCGAGCGCATCCGCTTCATCGTCAATCGCCAGGAAGGCGGAGCGGCTTTCATGGCCGAGGCCCACGGCAAGTTGACGGGCCGGCCCGGCATCTGCTTCGTGACGCGCGGCCCCGGAGCGACCAACGCCTCGATCGGCGTGCACAACGCCTTCCAGGACTCGACGCCGATGGTGCTCTTCGTCGGCGATGTCGGCAGCGACTTCCGCGACCGCGAGGCTTTCCAGGAGGTCGACTACGGCAGTTTCTTCGGGCCCAGCACCAAGGGCTTTGCCAAGCGCGTGGAGCGCATCGACGATGCCGACCGGATTCCCGAGTACGTGGCGCGCGCTTTCGCGACGGCCATGAACGGACGCCCCGGCCCTGTGGTGCTGGTGTTGCCGGAGGACATGCTGCGCAGCATGTCCTCGGCGCGACCGCTGGCACGCGTCGAGGCCGTTCAACCCTGGAGCGATCCGGGCGCGCTGCGGACCCTGCGCGAGCTGCTGATGAAGGCGCAGCGTCCGCTGGTGATCGCCGGCGGCGGCGGCTGGACCGTGCAGGCGGCGCAGGCGCTGCAGCGCTTTGCCGAGAACTGGAAGCTGCCGGTGGCGAACGCTTTCCGCTTCCAGGATACCTTCGACAACCATCACCCGCTCTACGCCGGCGACGTGGGCATCGCGATCAATCCTCGACTGGCCGAGCACGTGAAGCACAGCGATCTCGTGCTGGCCATCGGGCCCCGGCTGGGCGAGATGACGACGGGCGGCTACACGCTGCTCGAGGCGCCACGGCCCGCGCAGACGCTGGTTCACATCCATGCGAGTGCGGAGGAGCTCAACCGCGTCTACCAGGCGGACCTCGCCATCAACGCCGGCATGAGCGCGGCGGCGCGCAGCCTGGAGGTGCTGAGTCCCCCGGCCGAATTGCCGTGGGAGCCGTGGGCCGCGCAGTTGCATGCCGACTACCTCGCCAACCTGGAGCCGCAGGCGCTTGCCGGGTTGCCGGCCGAGTCGCCGCGCGGCGCCGTCGATCTGGTGGCGGTGGTTCGTACCCTGCAGCAGCACCTACCGGCGGATGCGGCCATCACCAACGGGGCCGGCAACTTCGCCAGCTGGGTGCACCGCTACTTTCGCTACCACGGCCTCGCCAAAGGCCACAAGACGCAGCTGGCGCCGACCAGCGGCGCCATGGGTTACGGCGTGCCGGCGGGCATCGGGGCGAACATCGCGACCGGCCGCGTCGCCTTCACCATCGCGGGCGATGGAGACTTCCTGATGAACGGGCAGGAACTTGCTACGGCCACGCAGCATGGCGGCAAGAGCATCATCTTGCTGCTCAACAACGGCATGTTCGGCACCATCCGCATGCATCAGGAACGCGAGTACCCGGCGAAGGTGAGCGGCACGGCCCTGGCCAACCCGGACTTCTGCGCACTTGCGCGCGCTTATGGCTACGTTGCCGAGCGCGTCACCGAGACCGCGCAGTTCGAGGCGGCGCTGCTGCGTGCGCTGGCGGCCGATACGGGCACGCTGATCGAGATCCCCCTCGACCCCGAGGTCATCACGACGCGCGGCACGCTGTCGGTCATCACCAAGGCGGCGCAGGCGCGCGGGGCCCGCTGA
- a CDS encoding TetR/AcrR family transcriptional regulator: MKTPPTAPIEPRSRDADRSQLAILDSARDEFAQRGLAGARMDSIAARAGLNKRLIYYYFGSKDDLFLAVLERTYADIRDAEQQLHLDEVEPVEAIRRLVSFTWHYYLEHPEFITLLNSENLHRAAHLKRSGRIQEMNSPLVQLLDGVLERGRRKNLFRAGIDPVQLYISIAALCYFYLSNNDTLSAIFGRDLRAPKAMAQRLSHMTDLVLGYVLH; encoded by the coding sequence ATGAAGACGCCGCCGACAGCGCCCATCGAACCCCGCTCACGCGATGCCGACCGATCGCAGCTCGCAATCCTCGACTCGGCCCGCGACGAGTTCGCGCAACGCGGCCTGGCCGGCGCACGCATGGACAGCATCGCCGCGCGCGCGGGACTCAACAAGCGACTGATCTACTACTACTTCGGCAGCAAGGACGACCTCTTCCTGGCGGTACTCGAGCGCACCTATGCCGATATCCGCGATGCCGAGCAGCAATTGCACCTGGACGAGGTCGAACCCGTGGAGGCGATCCGGCGCCTGGTCTCCTTCACCTGGCACTACTACCTGGAGCACCCCGAGTTCATCACGCTGCTCAACAGCGAGAACCTGCATCGCGCCGCGCACCTCAAGCGCTCCGGGCGAATTCAGGAAATGAACTCGCCGCTGGTCCAGCTGCTCGACGGGGTGCTCGAGCGCGGCCGGCGCAAAAACCTCTTCCGCGCCGGCATCGATCCGGTGCAGCTCTACATCTCGATCGCCGCGCTCTGCTACTTCTATCTCTCGAACAACGACACGCTCTCGGCCATCTTCGGCCGCGACCTGCGCGCGCCCAAGGCAATGGCGCAGCGCCTGTCGCACATGACCGACCTGGTGCTGGGCTACGTCCTGCACTGA